A stretch of Arachis hypogaea cultivar Tifrunner chromosome 15, arahy.Tifrunner.gnm2.J5K5, whole genome shotgun sequence DNA encodes these proteins:
- the LOC112748136 gene encoding uncharacterized protein, whose translation MADFLVEVTGAPHETPSTRWKLHVDGASNQTFGRAGIIIESLTGIVYEQSVKFEFLVSNNQAEYEALIGGLLLSKEVRVIRVEVNSDSQVVTSQINGTYQAKDPLLQKYLEKVRGLSEDFKEVVVQHVPKERNTRADLLSKLASTKPGTGNRSLIQGLVNKTTVALCVAQADVVPSWMDPITDFLENGKLPDDHKVAKALRRKEAKYVIIQGQLFKRGLNQPLLKCLRPDQTDYVLREVHEGCCGHHIWGKALARKLVSGGYFWPSMMTDSQEFVKRCKKCQENANFHKTPASELSLLMASRPFNQWGIDQLGPFPVWNPRDHDIGQQDAIYGQEIQGVPIRSGHKIEALVSGAPQTNGQVEAANKVILRGLKRRLNQKKGAWADKLASVLWSYRTIPQSSIGETPFRLTYGVDAIIPVEVREPSPRLLLGGVEEAVEKDLVDETRKMAHLSEVALKQRISFRYNARVLRRSFEPNNLVLRCNDVGLPTPGEGKLVANWEGPYRVKKVVGNGAYKLERLDGKEVSRTWNVTNLTRFYS comes from the exons ATGGCAGACTTTTTGGTTGAAGTCACTGGAGCCCCTCACGAAACCCCAAGCACACGGTGGAAACTCCACGTTGATGGAGCTTCCAACCAGACATTTGGGAGGGCAGGAATAATCATCGAAAGCCTGACAGGGATAGTATACGAGCAGTCCGTCAAGTTTGAGTTTCTGGTCTCCAACAATCAGGCAGAGTACGAGGCCCTAATTGGCGGCCTGCTGTTGTCAAAAGAAGTCAGAGTAATAAGAGTAGAGGTAAACAGTGATTCTCAAGTCGTCACCTCTCAAATCAATGGAACTTATCAAGCCAAAGACCCTCTGCTACAAAAATACCTGGAAAAGGTTAGGGGTCTAAGCGAGGACTTCAAGGAGGTTGTGGTGCAGCATGTCCCAAAGGAAAGGAACACACGAGCCGACCTCCTATCCAAACTGGCTAGTACAAAGCCAGGAACGGGAAATCGCTCTTTGATCCAAGGATTAGTAAACAAAACGACAGTCGCCCTGTGCGTAGCCCAAGCAGATGTCGTCCCCTCATGGATGGACCCAATCACTGATTTTTTAGAAAATGGTAAGCTCCCTGATGACCACAAGGTGGCAAAGGCATTAAGAAGAAAGGAGGCCAAATACGTAATAATACAAGGCCAACTATTCAAGAGAGGGCTGAACCAACCCCTGTTGAAGTGCCTACGACCCGACCAGACAGACTACGTTCTAagggaagtccatgaggggtgttgCGGCCACCATATCTGGGGAAAGGCTTTGGCTCGGAAGCTCGTGAGTGGCGGCTACTTTTGGCCCTCGATGATGACGGATTCCCAAGAATTCGTAAAGAGGTGCAAGAAGTGTCAAGAAAATGCGAACTTTCACAAGACCCCGGCATCTGAGCTAAGTTTGCTCATGGCCTCCCGGCCTTTCAACCAATGGGGGATTGACCAGTTGGGACCTTTCCCG GTTTGGAATCCCAGAGACCATGATATAGGACAACAGGACGCAATTTATGGACAAGAAATTCAGGGAGTTCCCATTAGGTCTGGGCATAAAATAGAGGCTCTCGTCAGTGGAGCACCACAGACCAATGGTCAAGTGGAAGCAGCGAACAAGGTCATCCTCCGCGGTCTCAAAAGGCGACTTAACCAGAAGAAGGGAGCGTGGGCAGACAAACTAGCGTCAGTCCTATGGTCGTATAGAACAATACCTCAATCCTCCATCGGGGAAACCCCTTTCCGACTTACCTATGGAGTTGACGCAATTATCCCTGTGGAAGTCAGGGAGCCAAGCCCACGCCTACTCCTGGGGGGAGTTGAGGAGGCTGTAGAGAAGGACCTGGTCGACGAAACCAGGAAAATGGCACACTTGTCAGAAGTGGCGCTGAAGCAGAGAATATCATTTCGTTACAATGCCAGGGTACTAAGGAGGAGTTTTGAGCCAAACAACCTGGTCCTACGATGTAATGACGTAGGCCTCCCTACCCCTGGGGAAGGAAAGCTGGTGGCCAATTGGGAAGGCCCATACAGAGTGAAGAAAGTGGTCGGCAACGGAGCTTACAAGCTGGAGCGACTAGACGGGAAAGAAGTATCCCGAACATGGAACGTGACAAACTTGACTAGGTTCTACTCCTAG